A region of Deinococcus rubellus DNA encodes the following proteins:
- a CDS encoding DUF4145 domain-containing protein, translated as MTALDTSSSNWYGEHTWLFTTRCPNPRCNNPIRLFGFGTDQNGRLAEIYMESAITIERQPISGLDLVPDRVKQSYLDTIATLNANIPSAVATLARRTLEGVVKLAYSDPSATRDKTLYKVIEGLPENANLDAPILALAHAMREGGNLGAHFDLDQETDQAMAVQMVELLENLIEYLYVIPHRVQRLKDSFT; from the coding sequence ATGACGGCTCTTGATACATCTAGTAGCAATTGGTACGGTGAACACACTTGGCTTTTCACTACGAGATGTCCCAATCCACGGTGCAATAACCCTATAAGACTTTTTGGATTTGGTACAGACCAAAATGGTCGGCTTGCCGAAATTTATATGGAGTCTGCAATCACCATTGAGAGACAGCCAATAAGCGGATTAGATTTGGTTCCTGATCGTGTCAAACAATCATATCTTGATACTATCGCGACTCTGAACGCAAATATACCTAGTGCAGTAGCGACTCTCGCCAGAAGAACATTAGAGGGCGTCGTGAAATTAGCATATAGCGATCCGAGTGCCACTAGAGATAAGACCCTGTATAAAGTTATAGAAGGGCTTCCCGAAAACGCCAATCTTGATGCCCCCATACTTGCTCTAGCACATGCTATGCGCGAGGGCGGAAACCTAGGTGCCCATTTTGACCTTGACCAAGAGACGGATCAGGCCATGGCTGTGCAAATGGTTGAGCTTCTTGAAAACTTGATTGAATACTTATATGTCATCCCGCATAGAGTTCAACGACTCAAAGATTCGTTTACCTGA
- a CDS encoding major capsid protein, with translation MNPFQAALARITSGLNQYIATRPIALSNLYLANFLPPVSSTLAEIQTGSFRIVTEPAALTAVDSPYAKIGSLQMVSFTGTTFKITAESKLNESLQDAMHARANAAIMRGAMQQGAVALNSGTNPQAVYENFISRVVEDGLLLALDYGEEVFRAQALAYGKIQVKDSKTGNGVDLDFSVPADYKVSRTGTAAYDKPGSLFWTDVQDARAKLRQEPMGITDPTTFTAIVNNPANGIIVRSRTQTSPTVIRYELSQAGTNADGTFNRSSQSLDVLKSVTLTTYAGKGDAPDAPYFWPSGRVTFMRSSAREVELIDGQIVRGALGVTHIGPNTEAGQQSTRFANIYIPQGAEYEVIGKASEDLMPYIEEARNLYLCATEIGV, from the coding sequence GTGAACCCATTCCAGGCAGCCCTGGCCCGCATCACTTCGGGCCTGAATCAGTACATCGCCACACGGCCCATCGCCCTCTCGAATCTCTACCTGGCCAACTTCCTGCCGCCGGTCAGCAGCACCCTGGCCGAGATCCAGACGGGCAGCTTCCGCATCGTCACCGAACCCGCCGCTCTGACCGCTGTGGACAGCCCCTACGCGAAGATCGGCAGCTTGCAGATGGTCAGCTTCACCGGGACCACCTTCAAGATCACGGCGGAAAGCAAGCTGAACGAATCCTTGCAGGACGCCATGCACGCCCGCGCCAACGCTGCCATCATGCGCGGCGCGATGCAGCAAGGGGCCGTCGCCCTGAACAGCGGCACCAATCCGCAGGCGGTCTACGAGAACTTCATCAGTCGCGTGGTCGAAGACGGCCTGCTGCTGGCCCTCGATTACGGCGAGGAGGTCTTCCGGGCGCAGGCGCTGGCGTACGGTAAGATCCAGGTCAAGGACTCCAAGACCGGGAACGGCGTGGACCTCGATTTCAGCGTGCCTGCCGATTACAAGGTGAGCCGCACTGGGACTGCCGCGTACGACAAGCCGGGCAGCTTGTTCTGGACTGACGTGCAGGACGCCCGCGCCAAGCTGCGCCAGGAGCCGATGGGGATTACCGACCCCACGACCTTCACCGCGATTGTCAACAACCCGGCGAACGGCATCATCGTTCGCAGCCGCACGCAGACCAGCCCCACCGTGATCCGCTACGAGCTGAGCCAGGCGGGCACGAACGCGGACGGCACCTTCAACCGCTCCAGTCAGTCGCTTGACGTGCTGAAATCCGTCACGCTCACCACCTACGCGGGCAAAGGCGACGCGCCGGACGCGCCCTACTTCTGGCCTTCTGGCCGGGTGACCTTCATGCGCTCCTCGGCGCGTGAGGTGGAGCTGATCGACGGGCAGATCGTGCGCGGCGCGCTCGGCGTGACCCACATCGGCCCCAACACCGAGGCTGGGCAGCAGAGCACCCGCTTTGCGAACATCTACATCCCGCAGGGGGCCGAGTACGAAGTCATTGGCAAGGCCAGCGAAGACCTGATGCCGTACATCGAAGAGGCCCGCAATCTGTACTTGTGCGCCACCGAGATCGGGGTCTGA